Proteins from one Aerosakkonema funiforme FACHB-1375 genomic window:
- a CDS encoding aromatic ring-hydroxylating dioxygenase subunit alpha: MISSEQPILTEEDIAQKTVNETNLDAQQSFNWKHCWYPIAFIQDLPKNRPYSFSLYDEPYVLFRNQDSKLICLTDRCPHRAARLSDGQIIDGKLECLYHGWQFGIDGQCLHIPQLPADAKIPAKACVRSFKLVERQGIIWIWPGETETAQEESIPIIPDLDNPEFVTTDYMCDLPYDQTYFIENIIDPVHIHISHHGTLGNRKYAQPLEMEVIESSNKAIRGKMRSVGNSDRPWSSVDFVAPNLIFYRFSIEQRGWLGGVVFYSIPLSQNRCRILVRNYRNFLPLKLKLTPRWFDHWLRSRVLEEDLPQVVGQKAEIERQGKPMKEVFLPLKTSDLFVIEYRKWLDKFGSSLPFYQGYETAKLPDSSRKCHQAPVLLDRLSRHTHMCSSCSQAYQVTNKLKQGAIGVAIALAALAIATDGFASTMAVSASLLAVVLAAVAEQVKTKFERSYSRH, translated from the coding sequence ATGATTTCGAGCGAACAACCAATTCTCACGGAAGAAGATATAGCACAAAAAACAGTTAACGAGACGAATTTGGACGCCCAACAAAGCTTCAACTGGAAGCACTGCTGGTATCCGATCGCCTTCATACAAGACCTGCCCAAAAACCGCCCTTATAGCTTTTCGCTTTATGACGAACCCTACGTCTTATTCAGAAACCAAGATAGCAAACTGATTTGTTTAACAGACCGTTGTCCCCATCGTGCGGCTAGACTCTCCGACGGACAAATAATTGATGGTAAGCTAGAGTGTTTGTACCACGGTTGGCAGTTTGGCATTGACGGTCAATGTCTGCACATTCCCCAGTTACCGGCAGATGCCAAAATTCCTGCTAAAGCTTGCGTGCGATCGTTTAAATTGGTGGAACGCCAAGGCATCATCTGGATATGGCCGGGAGAAACGGAAACTGCCCAAGAAGAAAGCATTCCCATCATACCAGATTTGGATAACCCGGAATTTGTCACCACTGACTATATGTGCGACCTCCCTTACGACCAAACTTATTTCATAGAAAATATTATCGATCCCGTTCACATTCACATCAGCCATCATGGCACTCTAGGTAATCGAAAATATGCCCAACCCCTAGAAATGGAAGTGATAGAAAGCTCAAACAAAGCGATTCGCGGTAAGATGCGGAGTGTAGGAAATTCCGATCGACCTTGGAGTTCAGTGGATTTTGTGGCTCCCAACTTAATATTTTACAGATTTAGCATCGAACAGCGCGGTTGGCTAGGGGGAGTTGTCTTTTATTCAATCCCTCTCAGTCAGAATCGATGTCGTATTCTAGTGAGAAATTATCGTAACTTTTTACCCCTGAAATTAAAGCTAACACCTCGCTGGTTCGATCACTGGCTTCGCAGCAGAGTTTTAGAGGAAGATTTGCCACAAGTCGTCGGACAAAAGGCAGAAATTGAGAGGCAGGGAAAACCTATGAAAGAAGTGTTTTTACCGCTCAAAACCTCCGACCTATTTGTCATCGAATACCGCAAATGGCTGGATAAATTTGGGTCTTCTTTACCCTTTTATCAGGGTTATGAAACCGCAAAATTGCCTGACAGCAGTAGAAAGTGTCACCAAGCACCAGTATTACTAGATCGACTTTCGCGACACACTCATATGTGTAGTTCCTGTAGTCAAGCTTATCAGGTAACAAATAAACTGAAACAGGGGGCAATAGGAGTTGCGATCGCATTGGCAGCTTTAGCAATAGCAACAGATGGATTTGCGAGTACAATGGCAGTATCGGCTTCTCTGTTAGCAGTCGTTTTGGCAGCTGTCGCCGAGCAAGTCAAAACCAAATTTGAACGTTCTTACAGCCGCCACTAA
- a CDS encoding DUF3598 family protein has translation MSDLRESMPALARHEGDWVGTYTIVDIEGKILDRHKSHLTCLFPADGDYSYYQINRYEWPDGKKEEHKFPGTYRDKKLWFDTERIEGKAWEVDDSTIILWFSYKTIPNAYLYEMIQISQCNNYRSRTWHWFKDDRLFKRTLIQEERMQP, from the coding sequence ATGTCCGATCTCCGCGAAAGTATGCCCGCACTCGCTCGACACGAAGGCGATTGGGTAGGAACTTATACCATTGTCGATATTGAAGGGAAAATTCTCGATCGGCACAAATCCCATTTAACCTGTCTGTTTCCCGCAGACGGTGATTATTCCTATTACCAAATTAATCGGTATGAGTGGCCAGATGGTAAAAAGGAAGAACATAAGTTTCCTGGCACATATCGCGACAAAAAGCTTTGGTTCGACACGGAACGCATAGAAGGAAAAGCATGGGAAGTAGACGATTCAACTATTATTCTGTGGTTCAGTTACAAGACTATTCCGAACGCTTACTTATACGAGATGATTCAAATTAGTCAGTGCAATAATTATCGATCGCGCACTTGGCATTGGTTCAAAGACGATCGACTTTTTAAACGCACTTTGATTCAAGAAGAACGGATGCAGCCGTAA